A genomic region of Chloroflexota bacterium contains the following coding sequences:
- a CDS encoding membrane bound O-acyl transferase family-domain-containing protein, with translation MRVLWLISVLSSTGLALLSLPQLLRSAQQRRWAAWFLALFAIGNGLWLSQPWQIWGRIFAIWIPCYLAFKGWRLLYSPHAQTKQLGFWRSLGFILWLGMELEPWELPRQPDLAWRKNLLIGALWLSLGLAIGLLAWWLPAPNTDLWLLWRCWLALVGLVIGLFFGVTRLYLALWQAFGWQVQPLFLQPIYARSVSEWWGKRWNLAVHTVLSLVFWQPLKPIIGWRWAAAVVFIASGLLHELLLSYPAAGGWGWPLGYFVVQIGATSLERLRSVRAWLRQSDRRQASWTLSWIIIPAPLLFRPELILGLFAEHLT, from the coding sequence ATGAGGGTACTTTGGTTAATTAGTGTTTTATCTAGCACTGGGTTGGCGCTTTTGAGCCTACCACAGCTACTCCGATCTGCTCAGCAACGACGCTGGGCAGCTTGGTTTTTAGCCTTATTTGCGATTGGCAATGGGCTTTGGCTAAGCCAACCTTGGCAAATTTGGGGCCGAATTTTCGCCATATGGATTCCATGCTACCTGGCATTTAAAGGTTGGCGTTTGCTCTATAGCCCGCATGCCCAAACCAAACAACTTGGCTTTTGGCGTAGTTTGGGGTTTATTTTGTGGCTGGGGATGGAGCTTGAGCCATGGGAATTGCCGCGCCAGCCTGATCTTGCTTGGCGCAAAAACCTGCTGATCGGCGCATTATGGCTAAGTTTAGGGCTAGCGATTGGCTTGCTGGCTTGGTGGTTGCCCGCCCCAAACACCGATCTATGGTTGCTTTGGCGCTGTTGGCTAGCCTTGGTCGGCTTGGTAATTGGCCTCTTTTTTGGGGTTACGCGGCTCTATTTGGCGCTCTGGCAGGCTTTTGGCTGGCAAGTTCAACCCTTATTTTTGCAACCAATTTATGCGCGTTCGGTTAGCGAATGGTGGGGCAAGCGCTGGAATTTAGCGGTGCATACGGTGTTGAGTTTGGTGTTTTGGCAACCACTCAAACCAATCATTGGTTGGCGCTGGGCGGCGGCGGTGGTCTTTATCGCCTCAGGCTTGTTGCACGAATTGTTGTTGAGCTATCCGGCGGCAGGCGGTTGGGGCTGGCCACTTGGCTATTTTGTGGTGCAAATTGGAGCGACCAGTTTGGAGCGGCTGCGCAGCGTGCGGGCTTGGTTACGCCAGTCAGATCGTCGTCAGGCAAGTTGGACACTGAGTTGGATCATCATTCCTGCGCCGTTATTATTTCGGCCTGAACTTATTTTGGGCTTGTTTGCTGAACATCTAACGTAG